The following coding sequences are from one Rhipicephalus microplus isolate Deutch F79 chromosome 3, USDA_Rmic, whole genome shotgun sequence window:
- the LOC119162128 gene encoding kelch-like protein 17, with the protein MSAVFWGDQSQQELEGLTHDCVIRTANGGEFRVHRGFLGASSPVLQALFSVNQGGRCDVLLQDVSASAMDALLGYCYSNKLCLNENNVTEILATADMLLMDEARNQCLHYLLRNLRIENCLGIASLVQWYHCPNFSKAVLSYVREHFDQVWRTSDEFPVVTESLLVELLSSNELNVHDEVDLLHAIVRWSSARNAFAGGSGATMSRLLQSFRVGLCDSL; encoded by the exons ATGTCCGCGGTCTTCTGGGGCGACCAGTCACAGCAGGAGCTTGAAGGCCTGACGCACGACTGCGTTATTCGAACGGCCAATGGCGGGGAGTTTAGGGTCCACCGCGGATTTCTGGGCGCATCGAGTCCCGTCCTTCAGGCCCTCTTCTCCGTGAACCAAGGAGGCCGTTGCGACGTTCTGCTACAGGACGTGTCGGCTTCCGCGATGGACGCTTTGCTCGGTTACTGCTATTCGAATAAG CTGTGTCTCAACGAAAACAACGTGACCGAGATCCTGGCGACAGCAGACATGCTGCTCATGGACGAGGCGCGCAACCAGTGCTTGCACTACTTGCTGCGCAACCTGAGGATCGAGAACTGTCTGGGCATCGCTTCCTTGGTGCAGTGGTACCACTGCCCGAACTTCAGCAAAGCAGTGCTGAGCTACGTGCGCGAGCACTTCGACCAG GTGTGGCGTACAAGCGACGAGTTTCCGGTGGTCACCGAATCGCTGCTCGTCGAACTACTTTCCTCCAACGAACTGAACGTGCACGACGAAGTGGACCTCCTGCACGCCATAGTGCGATGGTCATCGGCGAGAAATGCGTTTGCGGGAGGGTCTGGCGCAACTATGTCGAGGCTGCTGCAGTCATTCCGGGTCGGCCTCTGCGACTCATTGTAA